A region of Salinibacter sp. 10B DNA encodes the following proteins:
- a CDS encoding glycogen-binding domain-containing protein: protein MRRLLFVSLVIVSGVLACPASAQQWSGHATLGLSGGHQTNLYLDPVLGTWNPDVSSPFLAVTSQVGLSRNTSRTQTDLMVRAQLHPNRTEIPQFTQSLLRFHYQLHPNWNIGLLGGGTRYRYPAVHETVRTARDSWWALPTLQWTPTSNTMLTLQAGPSQRFEQLPTVTDRQTSGLVSLRATYWLTERIQGAVRLYHSTGRTSTAETTFGGTGSHISATYWPTNSVSVRGNVSVEQLQYETLQPPGTARDRILQTGIEAEWTPRSSLTLFGRARALRATLEENASETDVRLAAGLRLQVEGVLGGSPTLPQQRRVCATTDEGVRIRVPYDGTGTVYITGDFNQWARPGIPLRRTDTNTWQTTLALPSGRYAYRLRVKNGPESRWLDLPSYAHTTTDSFGGTNGICTVQ, encoded by the coding sequence ATGAGGCGCCTTCTTTTTGTTTCACTTGTGATCGTTTCCGGTGTGCTCGCGTGCCCCGCCTCCGCCCAACAGTGGAGCGGACACGCCACCCTTGGGCTCTCCGGAGGACACCAAACGAATCTATACTTAGACCCGGTACTTGGCACCTGGAATCCGGATGTCTCCTCTCCCTTTCTGGCGGTAACGTCCCAGGTGGGCCTCAGCCGCAACACGAGCCGGACCCAGACGGACCTTATGGTGCGTGCCCAGCTGCACCCGAATCGTACGGAGATTCCGCAGTTTACCCAGAGCCTTCTTCGATTTCACTACCAGCTACACCCAAACTGGAACATCGGCCTTCTTGGGGGAGGCACCCGCTATCGCTACCCTGCCGTACACGAAACAGTTAGGACGGCTCGCGACAGTTGGTGGGCCCTTCCCACTCTCCAATGGACCCCAACCTCTAACACCATGCTCACGCTCCAGGCCGGCCCTAGCCAGCGTTTTGAGCAGCTGCCTACGGTCACTGATCGGCAAACCAGCGGGCTCGTCTCTCTGCGCGCCACCTACTGGCTTACCGAACGGATACAGGGCGCGGTCCGTCTCTACCATAGCACGGGCCGCACCTCTACGGCAGAAACCACCTTCGGCGGTACGGGAAGCCACATCAGTGCCACGTACTGGCCCACGAACAGCGTATCCGTCCGGGGCAACGTATCGGTGGAGCAACTACAGTACGAAACGCTTCAGCCGCCGGGCACAGCCCGGGACCGGATCCTCCAAACGGGGATCGAAGCTGAATGGACGCCTCGGTCCTCCCTTACGCTCTTTGGACGAGCCCGTGCTCTACGGGCAACCCTTGAGGAGAATGCCTCGGAAACGGACGTCCGCTTGGCTGCTGGCCTTCGTCTTCAAGTGGAGGGGGTATTGGGAGGATCCCCCACCCTGCCCCAGCAGCGACGCGTCTGCGCCACGACCGACGAGGGCGTGCGGATTCGCGTGCCGTACGATGGAACGGGGACCGTCTACATCACCGGCGATTTTAACCAATGGGCTCGCCCCGGCATCCCCCTACGTCGAACGGATACAAACACCTGGCAGACCACCCTTGCCCTCCCCTCGGGACGGTACGCGTACCGACTTCGGGTCAAAAATGGCCCAGAGTCACGCTGGCTCGACCTCCCCTCCTACGCCCACACAACCACGGATTCCTTCGGCGGCACGAACGGGATTTGTACAGTGCAGTGA
- a CDS encoding sigma-70 family RNA polymerase sigma factor translates to MPSEESDGAYVRRVRNGDEDAFRVLVDRYEGMVFDLTNQYADSPEDAEDLAQDAFVRAYRRLDDLRKQEQFASWLYGITLNCCRDYAKNVRRETYAFSRTEEQEDADALPGDQPAQDETLMAEERHEQLWTALEELSSTYATPFLLKYRDGMTYKAMSKRLDVSVSALKVRVHRARKKLRTLLENRHAE, encoded by the coding sequence ATGCCTTCCGAGGAGAGCGATGGTGCATACGTCCGCCGCGTGCGGAACGGCGACGAGGATGCATTCCGCGTCCTTGTCGATCGGTACGAGGGCATGGTGTTCGACCTTACAAACCAGTACGCCGACAGCCCTGAAGATGCCGAGGACTTGGCCCAGGATGCCTTCGTGCGTGCCTATCGCCGTCTCGATGACCTTCGGAAGCAGGAGCAGTTCGCCTCCTGGCTCTACGGCATCACACTCAACTGCTGTCGGGACTACGCCAAGAACGTCCGGCGCGAAACGTATGCATTTAGCCGCACGGAAGAGCAGGAAGACGCCGATGCACTTCCCGGGGATCAACCAGCACAGGATGAGACCTTGATGGCCGAAGAGCGACACGAACAGTTATGGACGGCGCTTGAAGAGCTCTCGTCCACGTACGCTACGCCGTTCCTTCTCAAATACCGAGACGGAATGACGTATAAAGCCATGTCGAAGCGCCTGGACGTGTCGGTGAGTGCTCTGAAGGTTCGCGTACATCGCGCTCGTAAAAAACTCCGCACCCTACTCGAAAACCGCCATGCCGAGTGA
- a CDS encoding DUF4382 domain-containing protein, producing MRSFSSFLLSLVVAGGLLFAAGCDSTGADGESGTLELRMNGSTSKALTKSVTTHSGPPTADSIEKALVTIGEVSIVPAEKADQGDSTDTGVKVLSDTEFEVDLKNLQAGVDTALAEVEIPTGTYSQVRFITTEKVQVTFKGDSNPTGVKIASGQQTGLKATFDPFTIESADDRVEVTINWDVEEALKGNPNGKYVITPAIQATVDTTSIGN from the coding sequence ATGAGATCGTTTTCTTCCTTTCTCCTCTCGTTGGTTGTTGCAGGAGGACTTTTGTTTGCCGCTGGCTGCGACTCGACCGGAGCCGATGGAGAATCTGGCACTCTTGAGCTTCGCATGAACGGGTCGACGAGCAAGGCCTTAACGAAATCCGTCACAACCCACTCGGGACCGCCTACGGCCGACAGTATTGAAAAGGCCCTTGTCACGATTGGTGAGGTGTCCATCGTTCCCGCCGAGAAGGCCGATCAGGGCGACTCGACCGATACGGGAGTGAAGGTTCTAAGCGACACCGAATTTGAGGTTGACCTGAAGAACCTGCAGGCAGGAGTCGATACCGCTCTGGCCGAAGTCGAGATTCCAACGGGCACGTACAGTCAGGTCCGCTTCATCACGACCGAGAAGGTACAGGTCACCTTCAAGGGCGACTCCAACCCGACCGGTGTCAAGATTGCGAGCGGCCAGCAGACGGGTCTCAAGGCGACCTTTGACCCCTTCACAATTGAGTCTGCAGACGACCGAGTTGAGGTCACAATCAACTGGGACGTAGAGGAAGCCCTCAAGGGGAACCCCAATGGGAAATATGTCATCACTCCCGCCATCCAGGCCACTGTGGATACGACCAGCATTGGGAACTAA
- the rpiA gene encoding ribose-5-phosphate isomerase RpiA: protein MDRDAAKKAAGEAAATLVQDGMDLGLGTGSTAACALDAIGRRVREEDLDVRGVPTSFGAERRARAHGIPLTTLDEVSTLDLAVDGADEVNEGLQLIKGGGGAHSREKVVATQAERFVVLVDPTKQVSQLGEQMPVPVEVLPMAVAPVRQALEDLGARPELRMSTEKDGPVVTDQGLWLLDAYFPDGVTDPEALNRTLCRRPGVLDHGLFLHEATDLFVGHPEGTVDRISA from the coding sequence ATGGATCGTGATGCAGCAAAGAAGGCCGCCGGGGAAGCGGCTGCAACCCTCGTCCAAGACGGAATGGATCTCGGGCTTGGGACAGGCTCGACGGCCGCCTGCGCACTCGATGCTATCGGGCGACGCGTGCGGGAGGAGGACCTTGATGTGCGGGGGGTTCCAACCTCGTTTGGAGCCGAACGCCGCGCTCGGGCGCATGGCATTCCCCTGACCACTCTCGACGAGGTCTCGACGCTCGATCTTGCGGTGGATGGGGCGGATGAAGTCAATGAAGGGCTCCAGCTCATCAAGGGAGGAGGGGGCGCACACTCGCGTGAGAAAGTAGTCGCAACGCAGGCCGAGCGCTTCGTAGTGCTCGTGGATCCTACGAAACAAGTGAGTCAGCTTGGAGAGCAGATGCCAGTGCCTGTGGAAGTGCTTCCCATGGCCGTTGCGCCGGTGCGACAAGCGCTTGAGGACCTGGGAGCACGTCCGGAATTGCGGATGAGTACCGAGAAGGATGGGCCGGTGGTTACCGATCAGGGACTCTGGCTATTGGATGCGTATTTCCCGGACGGCGTTACGGATCCGGAGGCCCTCAACCGCACTCTTTGCAGGCGACCCGGGGTGCTCGATCACGGACTTTTCCTTCATGAAGCGACAGATTTGTTTGTCGGACATCCGGAGGGGACGGTCGATCGCATTTCTGCCTGA
- a CDS encoding energy transducer TonB: protein MALRKEEGADLRKWYRLFIEVGMTLALVILVVAFQLDYQPEQTFQVDLKEQEVVEMEEITQTEQQNEPPPPPKPPVPVEVPNNETIENENVDFDASLDLDDALDTNQGPPPDANDEEEEQEDEIFVVVEQQPDCGGVKNLQGKVEYPDFAKKAGIEGRVFVQFVVNEQGKVVQPKITRGVHKLLNEEVLEKVKTLECTPGQQRGQPVKVRMSLPVTFRLQ from the coding sequence ATGGCCTTACGCAAAGAAGAAGGGGCAGACCTTCGAAAGTGGTACCGCCTCTTCATTGAGGTGGGCATGACGCTCGCGCTGGTCATTCTCGTCGTAGCCTTCCAGCTTGACTACCAACCGGAGCAGACCTTTCAGGTCGACCTGAAGGAGCAGGAGGTCGTTGAGATGGAGGAGATCACGCAGACGGAGCAGCAGAATGAGCCGCCCCCTCCGCCGAAGCCCCCGGTTCCCGTAGAGGTTCCGAACAACGAAACCATCGAGAACGAAAACGTCGACTTCGACGCCTCGCTGGACCTCGATGACGCTCTGGACACCAATCAGGGCCCGCCCCCCGACGCGAATGATGAGGAAGAGGAGCAGGAAGATGAAATCTTCGTCGTGGTGGAGCAGCAGCCCGACTGCGGTGGAGTCAAGAATCTTCAGGGCAAGGTCGAATATCCGGACTTTGCCAAGAAGGCCGGCATTGAAGGCCGTGTGTTCGTACAGTTTGTCGTGAATGAACAGGGCAAAGTAGTGCAGCCGAAGATTACTCGCGGCGTGCACAAGCTTCTCAATGAGGAGGTACTCGAGAAGGTGAAGACGCTGGAGTGCACCCCGGGTCAGCAGCGTGGCCAGCCTGTGAAGGTTCGCATGTCCCTTCCGGTGACCTTCCGTCTCCAGTAG
- a CDS encoding VanZ family protein yields the protein MPLFSSLSTVHYRWMALLWSVGILAACSIPASSLSPIGPALSYDKVAHFGLFAIFGVLWMRALCPPETVPLDSRVWQLGGRLLLLGGLFGIGTEVYQHVLPIRRLGDPFDALADGIGLVAGVSLYSLYVYRKPASSPDPE from the coding sequence ATGCCGCTGTTTTCCTCGCTCTCGACGGTTCATTATCGATGGATGGCTCTCCTGTGGTCCGTGGGCATCTTGGCCGCCTGTTCTATTCCGGCCTCCTCCCTTTCCCCAATCGGTCCCGCCCTAAGCTACGACAAGGTGGCCCACTTCGGCCTCTTCGCCATTTTCGGCGTTCTTTGGATGCGCGCCCTATGCCCCCCGGAGACTGTGCCCCTCGACTCTCGGGTATGGCAACTGGGGGGACGCCTCCTTCTGCTCGGAGGCCTCTTCGGAATCGGCACTGAAGTCTATCAGCACGTTCTTCCGATCCGGCGTCTAGGGGACCCGTTCGACGCCCTGGCCGACGGCATCGGGCTGGTGGCGGGAGTCAGCCTCTATTCGCTGTACGTGTACCGCAAACCCGCCTCGTCCCCTGATCCCGAATAA
- a CDS encoding NAD(P)H-hydrate dehydratase has product MIGSTDAPPALTADAMRAADEYTIEEYGIPSFTLMESAGRGAADRIQNAYGPLDGETVVILCGKGNNGGDGLVVARRLYAAGAHIHVCLTSNREDVRDDPARNLRLLEQLQTEDNTERLTIESLDTLSTLTDTVNRLSPHLYVDALLGTGLTSDLREPIRSLVDWVNDRPAPTVAIDIPTGLHSDTGAVLGTAVEAEHTITMAAPKVGLYVGEAPRLAGTVDVVDIGIPTFVLNRVVERPGCVRQTTDTTVRNWWPSRSPDAYKYSVGTAMVVGGSTRFTGAPRMASRAAVRSGAGYVTCACPASVQSTLAGTLTAVPTLPLSTTAEGLAPDAVRTVLDERADAILVGPGLGRGANTRQFVLRLVEESPDIPLVLDADGLNALADTETDWTKHANASWILTPHAGEFRRLAGTVDLTNRVRAVQEYAQRWGVTLLLKGNPSIVAAPNGTTFIGSTGTPALATAGTGDVLAGQCVGLLAQGLSPLPAAATALHLGGAAAQRYARTRDPRTLAAPDLIDELPRATHDRLGRKPE; this is encoded by the coding sequence ATGATCGGTTCAACGGACGCTCCTCCTGCTCTGACTGCCGACGCGATGCGTGCGGCCGACGAGTACACAATTGAGGAATACGGCATTCCCAGCTTTACGCTGATGGAGTCTGCGGGACGAGGAGCAGCCGACCGGATTCAGAACGCATATGGCCCCTTGGATGGGGAGACGGTCGTCATCCTCTGTGGAAAAGGCAACAACGGGGGAGACGGATTGGTCGTAGCCCGCCGCCTGTACGCTGCCGGTGCGCACATCCACGTCTGCCTCACAAGCAATCGGGAAGACGTACGAGACGACCCGGCCCGGAATCTGCGCCTGCTGGAACAGCTCCAAACGGAGGACAACACAGAACGGCTCACGATCGAATCCCTCGATACACTCAGCACCCTCACCGACACCGTCAATCGGCTGTCCCCCCACCTCTACGTCGACGCCCTACTGGGCACGGGACTCACAAGCGATCTGCGGGAACCCATTCGGAGTCTCGTCGACTGGGTCAACGACCGTCCCGCCCCCACTGTCGCGATCGACATTCCCACGGGACTGCATAGCGATACGGGGGCCGTACTCGGCACTGCCGTCGAGGCAGAGCACACGATCACAATGGCGGCGCCGAAAGTGGGGCTGTATGTTGGCGAAGCCCCCCGTCTCGCAGGCACAGTCGACGTGGTCGACATCGGCATCCCGACGTTTGTACTGAACCGTGTGGTCGAACGCCCTGGGTGCGTGCGGCAGACGACCGACACAACCGTGCGCAACTGGTGGCCCTCGCGCTCTCCTGACGCGTACAAATACAGCGTCGGCACGGCCATGGTCGTGGGCGGCAGCACCCGCTTCACCGGAGCCCCCCGCATGGCATCCAGGGCAGCGGTGCGCAGCGGGGCCGGGTACGTCACCTGCGCCTGCCCCGCCTCCGTTCAGTCCACCCTCGCCGGGACGCTTACTGCCGTTCCCACCCTTCCGCTCTCTACGACCGCCGAGGGCCTGGCGCCAGACGCCGTACGGACGGTGCTTGATGAACGGGCCGACGCGATACTCGTGGGACCGGGGCTTGGACGCGGGGCCAACACCCGCCAGTTTGTCCTCCGGCTCGTGGAGGAAAGCCCGGACATCCCCCTGGTTCTTGATGCCGACGGCCTCAACGCCCTGGCCGACACTGAAACGGACTGGACCAAGCACGCCAACGCCAGCTGGATTCTCACTCCGCACGCGGGCGAGTTTCGACGCCTGGCGGGAACGGTCGATCTTACCAATCGCGTTCGCGCGGTGCAGGAATACGCCCAGCGGTGGGGCGTCACCCTTCTGCTGAAAGGAAATCCCAGCATTGTCGCGGCCCCGAACGGAACGACGTTTATCGGGAGCACGGGCACACCAGCCCTCGCCACTGCCGGCACCGGAGACGTACTGGCCGGGCAGTGCGTGGGGCTCCTCGCACAGGGCCTTTCGCCCCTCCCTGCGGCAGCTACCGCCCTCCACCTCGGCGGTGCAGCAGCCCAGCGATACGCCCGAACCCGTGACCCCCGCACGCTGGCGGCTCCCGACCTCATTGACGAACTGCCCCGCGCCACTCACGATCGTCTCGGACGGAAGCCCGAATAG
- a CDS encoding Ig-like domain-containing protein, which translates to MRTNPMRDAPGWGHAKLMLLLGGLVAMMTSCANPMAPRGGPQDETPPSVVSTRPQRDTVNVATDTRSVYIEFSEYMERSTLTQSLSITPQFDERLRFDWSGEGVEIELPSSLRDSTTYLFSFDTNLTDAHGVSLDAPITVAFSTGPRINQGEIRGRVVRPAEGTPQPKVDVFAYALSGSGSSPLSSLPSSPAYRTQTGEDGTFSFEYMREQPYYVVAVRDNNRNRRPDPAEPFAVPPRPSIAADTTQAAVPVPWLLTRADTLRPRFQRVEPVSRQRLRLRFSEPIRLSSPEPGAWTLRDSIPNAPVKVRAVYRPEERVNAVVLRTAPMDSTRHVLPLSDTLVADTLGQPLVPDTAHFQAAPRSDTTQTRFRTFTPDARSPDSTGAYPLLPGDQPGVRFNQAPDSSTLHRVLSLQDTSGRPQSFAWTTNDGRTYHLAPDSLLQPGALVDVTVNAEALAGPDTTYRQRFRRVTDRVLGALEGRATFSFITRRDSVRGASRAPAPPPGTPPPDSLEATPTAPAGRDSTARDTTAQGPIVVEIIPTESQIALDPRQQTISPDSTFVFQELPQGTFRFRAFQDRNANGRWDGGLLEPYTPAEAVTWSEQTTDSRPRWTNVLPAALRLPILAPLASPPPDTTATDSLIR; encoded by the coding sequence ATGCGTACGAACCCGATGCGGGACGCCCCCGGCTGGGGACACGCGAAGCTGATGCTGCTCCTGGGAGGCCTCGTCGCGATGATGACGTCGTGTGCAAACCCGATGGCTCCTCGTGGCGGCCCCCAGGACGAGACGCCCCCCTCTGTCGTAAGCACACGCCCCCAGAGGGATACCGTGAACGTGGCCACGGACACTCGCTCGGTGTACATCGAATTTTCGGAGTACATGGAGCGCAGTACGCTCACGCAATCCCTCTCCATCACGCCCCAGTTCGACGAGCGCCTTCGCTTTGACTGGAGCGGCGAGGGGGTGGAAATTGAACTGCCGTCATCGCTCCGCGACAGTACCACCTATCTCTTCTCGTTCGATACCAACCTGACGGACGCCCACGGCGTGTCGCTGGACGCGCCGATAACGGTGGCCTTCTCAACGGGCCCGCGCATCAATCAGGGAGAAATTCGAGGGCGTGTGGTACGACCTGCAGAGGGAACGCCCCAGCCCAAAGTGGACGTATTTGCATATGCCCTCTCCGGGAGTGGATCCTCCCCTCTTTCTTCCCTTCCCTCCTCTCCGGCCTACCGCACACAAACGGGGGAGGATGGAACGTTCTCCTTCGAGTACATGCGGGAACAGCCTTACTACGTCGTGGCGGTGCGTGACAACAACCGCAACCGGCGCCCCGACCCGGCCGAGCCATTTGCCGTGCCGCCTCGTCCGTCTATTGCCGCCGACACGACGCAGGCCGCCGTGCCCGTGCCCTGGCTTCTAACACGGGCCGATACTCTGCGCCCTCGCTTCCAGCGCGTCGAGCCGGTAAGCCGCCAGCGCCTGCGTCTTCGCTTCAGCGAACCGATTCGCTTATCGTCCCCCGAACCGGGCGCCTGGACGCTCCGCGACTCCATTCCCAATGCGCCTGTAAAGGTCCGTGCCGTATATCGGCCGGAGGAGCGAGTAAATGCTGTCGTGCTCCGTACCGCCCCCATGGACTCGACCCGACACGTGCTGCCTCTATCGGATACGCTCGTAGCGGATACGCTCGGGCAGCCCCTCGTGCCCGATACGGCCCACTTCCAAGCCGCCCCTCGTTCCGATACGACGCAAACCCGCTTTCGGACCTTCACCCCGGACGCCCGCTCGCCGGACTCGACGGGCGCCTATCCCCTCCTCCCCGGCGACCAACCCGGCGTTCGCTTTAACCAGGCGCCGGACTCCAGCACACTCCACCGCGTACTCAGCCTTCAGGACACGTCCGGACGCCCTCAATCCTTCGCGTGGACGACGAACGATGGTCGCACCTATCACCTTGCGCCCGACTCGCTCCTCCAACCCGGCGCCCTCGTGGACGTGACGGTGAATGCGGAGGCCCTCGCCGGGCCCGACACGACCTACCGGCAACGCTTCCGACGCGTGACCGACCGTGTGCTTGGCGCTCTCGAAGGACGCGCCACCTTCTCGTTCATCACGCGGCGGGACTCGGTACGCGGCGCGTCTCGTGCACCCGCTCCCCCTCCTGGGACCCCGCCCCCCGACTCGCTGGAAGCAACGCCTACTGCCCCAGCGGGCCGCGACTCTACCGCACGCGACACGACGGCCCAAGGCCCGATCGTTGTCGAAATTATCCCGACGGAGAGCCAGATTGCCCTCGACCCGCGCCAACAGACCATTTCTCCGGATAGCACATTTGTATTTCAGGAGCTCCCGCAGGGGACCTTTCGCTTCCGTGCCTTCCAGGACCGGAACGCAAATGGACGATGGGATGGCGGCCTCCTCGAGCCCTACACCCCGGCCGAGGCGGTAACGTGGAGTGAGCAAACGACAGATTCACGCCCTCGCTGGACAAACGTACTCCCTGCCGCGCTGCGCCTTCCGATTCTTGCCCCCCTCGCCTCCCCACCCCCCGACACAACGGCCACGGATTCACTGATTCGCTGA
- a CDS encoding Glu/Leu/Phe/Val dehydrogenase, with the protein MPFSFDVHEPAVYREPAPIDHDDPFQSMMERFDVAAEILELNPGFYEYLCRPSRIHITSVPVEMDSGRVKVFEGYRVIHNNVLGPSKGGIRYAPDVTLNEVKALAGWMTWKCALVDVPFGGAKGGIVCDPSEMSPKELERLTRRYTADLFDVFGPDKDIPAPDMNTNEQIMAWVLDTYSMHARRTENAVVTGKPVGLGGSRGRREATGRGVMTVTMAAMERLGLAPSDCTVAVQGFGNVGSTAAELLAAQGCTVVAVSDVTGGYYNEAGLDIKEMQTYVEQNGGTLDGYENAQPITNEELLTLDADVLVPAAKEDQIDREIAEETGARIIVEGANGPTLPEADEVLQDKGVLVIPDILANAGGVTVSYFEWVQDRQGFFWTEERVNRRLDRMMRDAFDKAYKTADEHDVSLRIGAYVMGIRKVAEALRMRGIYA; encoded by the coding sequence ATGCCTTTCAGTTTCGATGTTCACGAACCTGCGGTGTACCGTGAACCGGCCCCGATCGACCACGACGACCCCTTCCAGTCCATGATGGAGCGGTTCGACGTTGCGGCCGAAATTTTGGAGCTCAATCCGGGATTTTACGAATACCTGTGCCGCCCCTCCCGCATTCACATTACGTCCGTGCCGGTCGAAATGGACTCGGGCCGCGTGAAGGTGTTTGAGGGCTACCGCGTGATCCACAACAACGTGCTTGGGCCCAGCAAGGGGGGCATTCGGTACGCACCGGACGTGACGCTGAACGAGGTCAAGGCACTGGCGGGGTGGATGACCTGGAAATGTGCCCTGGTCGACGTGCCCTTCGGAGGAGCCAAGGGCGGCATTGTGTGTGATCCGTCCGAGATGAGCCCGAAAGAGTTGGAGCGACTGACCCGGCGCTACACCGCCGACCTGTTCGACGTATTCGGGCCGGATAAGGACATTCCCGCCCCGGACATGAACACGAACGAGCAGATTATGGCCTGGGTGCTCGATACCTACTCGATGCACGCGCGCCGAACGGAAAATGCAGTGGTTACGGGCAAGCCAGTCGGACTAGGCGGCTCGCGCGGACGCCGGGAGGCGACCGGTCGCGGCGTAATGACCGTGACGATGGCGGCAATGGAACGGCTGGGACTTGCGCCGAGCGACTGTACTGTGGCCGTGCAGGGATTCGGCAACGTGGGATCTACGGCCGCCGAGCTGCTGGCCGCGCAGGGCTGCACAGTCGTGGCCGTGAGCGACGTAACGGGCGGCTACTACAACGAGGCTGGACTCGACATCAAGGAAATGCAAACCTACGTCGAACAAAACGGAGGCACGCTCGATGGGTATGAGAACGCACAGCCCATCACGAATGAGGAGCTGCTCACGCTCGACGCCGACGTGCTCGTGCCTGCCGCGAAGGAAGATCAGATTGACCGCGAGATTGCTGAGGAGACCGGCGCCCGAATTATCGTAGAGGGCGCCAACGGCCCCACCCTCCCGGAAGCCGACGAGGTCCTTCAGGACAAGGGGGTACTCGTCATTCCGGACATCCTGGCAAACGCGGGGGGCGTGACGGTATCGTACTTCGAATGGGTGCAGGATCGCCAGGGCTTCTTCTGGACCGAGGAACGCGTGAACCGACGCCTCGACCGCATGATGCGGGATGCGTTTGACAAGGCGTACAAGACTGCCGACGAGCATGACGTGTCCCTCCGCATCGGAGCCTACGTAATGGGCATTCGCAAGGTCGCCGAAGCCCTTCGGATGCGTGGGATTTATGCATAA